From the Naumovozyma dairenensis CBS 421 chromosome 10, complete genome genome, the window aaaatagaaAATGAGACTTAAGAatagaaaaagaaacagTCTCTATTGTCCatttgtataatatatctatttCTACACGCAATGCTTTATGTTTAATAGAAAAGTGAATAACCATATAGACTTCAGCTTATAGATATTCATAGAAGGAATGGTCCCTTTCATTATTTACAGATGCTTTAGGTAGTTTACTACCTTGATTAATCTCCTCGATCActctttcaatatcatttagTAGTGGGTCCCAAATCTTTGATTCTTCCAGATTTTCTTTAGGAGTTTCCTTCAAAACACTTTTCAAGCTGGACGTTTCTTGTGGTGAAGATGCATCTTCGTTTCGGAGTTCCGTACTATCATGATTAGAGTTAATACTCTCAGTTGTATCATAGACAGAACTTGATATACTTCTCTTCTCATTAACAAAGGGTGTGTCAATGTGTATGGTAGCCGTGGATTCGACATCAGAATTACTGAATGAATCTGAGTCATCGTCATTttcgtcatcttcatcatcaaaattcAAACTCATACTATAACATAAGGTCTCTAACAAATAATTCCatgattcaatttctaCCAATTCATTTATCTCATCACTATAATCTACGTTCAAATAACCCActttaattttcaattcattagGTCTTCTTCTCCCTAAGCAAGTAAATGGTTTATAATCCATGAAAAGACATGATTTATCCAATTCCATAACAGTATTTGATATCACAATAATCCCGATATTTTGATCCATGCAATTTGGATAAAATACATTTTTTAACCATTCTGGTGTGAAATTCTGATTTCCAGCATTCTTGTGTTCACATTTTAATATATCTGCTGCATTGATAACCGCCTTCATAACATCCCCATATGCCAGCACATTGCTATTAGAATCTACTATacagattttgaaatttgggAATTTCATATTCAACGCAGTTAAGGAGTTATAAAGAGTAGTGGAATTATTTCCCAGCTTCAGTTTGTTGAGATCCAGTTGCAAGAcaattattatatcatcTGGTCTTTCACGTTTCAAAGACAAAATTGAGCTAATTGTTGTTAATACTGTTGTGATGGTATCTCTATTATTTTGACCAATTTGGTTTTCTGGTAATGAAAATCCTCTTCTTATAATGACGCTATCATGTGCGTGATCTGTTGTTACGACTTCTATAACTTTATTTGGAGCAATCAAACCTGCGAATGTGCcttcattgttattatagTTACTGATGGCGGAATCTGTATaattatcttcaatatcatcGATATTATCGTGTTCTGAGAATTTTTTGATTACAAGAGGTAATGGCAATGTTGAAGTGAATGCAACTTCTTTAAATGCTAAATCATAATCTAATAATGCAGAAATCCATTTTTGGATAACTTTACTTGTATCGGTATTCAATGCTTCAGTCAAATAGATATTTTTCTCAATCATTTGGTTCCCAGAAGTCGTTGTAGTGGTACATTTCAAAACTGATGATTTAACAGTATCAATCTTTATGTCAGAAAGTGGTTTGTAAATTTCCAGATCCTTTAGTTTGGTCCCAAGAAAACTAGTCTCTGCCTTATCGGTCTCTGGCATAGT encodes:
- the STE5 gene encoding Ste5p (similar to Saccharomyces cerevisiae STE5 (YDR103W); ancestral locus Anc_8.247), producing the protein MQPSPNSIYQTNNNGSTGSTKWPEQPGAIVTSLPTQYEELRTPSPSIKSKKWTDKLQKFQRNSGKRKKAATSSSPASSHISNPPALIHSSSTSSLSPLRSGFITPSNQQQQHHPFRTTSLPRPTSNLFTPKHRNISSSSSTSTVRHITPPRIVPFGYPKPLTSAKKSFLNESCTLCDEAISNRSNGERIIELECSHLSHQECLIISFQDPVNNEMQDFYSMFPQCEKCFLEKGKSIRCIPKIDELKDRMISDFLINQGTQLPQQQLQGSSLPPSPTIKTQPQGMSILSPLLSPLPLQNIQSQTLHHQTPHSPNQIINFPLAEPPISRPSRLQSSTGSNTITSRNNKSQSFFRPRPTNRYSRPSSIFATSSVVSSVNDTHSMSLARQSSLPEAEENRVPLPIARSYFIQVLLGSFEGQLKGWEIDANYGLLRLVDQLMVSKNGTDYDLTWCFLFENALLLARVDSTMPETDKAETSFLGTKLKDLEIYKPLSDIKIDTVKSSVLKCTTTTTSGNQMIEKNIYLTEALNTDTSKVIQKWISALLDYDLAFKEVAFTSTLPLPLVIKKFSEHDNIDDIEDNYTDSAISNYNNNEGTFAGLIAPNKVIEVVTTDHAHDSVIIRRGFSLPENQIGQNNRDTITTVLTTISSILSLKRERPDDIIIVLQLDLNKLKLGNNSTTLYNSLTALNMKFPNFKICIVDSNSNVLAYGDVMKAVINAADILKCEHKNAGNQNFTPEWLKNVFYPNCMDQNIGIIVISNTVMELDKSCLFMDYKPFTCLGRRRPNELKIKVGYLNVDYSDEINELVEIESWNYLLETLCYSMSLNFDDEDDENDDDSDSFSNSDVESTATIHIDTPFVNEKRSISSSVYDTTESINSNHDSTELRNEDASSPQETSSLKSVLKETPKENLEESKIWDPLLNDIERVIEEINQGSKLPKASVNNERDHSFYEYL